Proteins from a genomic interval of Saccopteryx leptura isolate mSacLep1 chromosome 13, mSacLep1_pri_phased_curated, whole genome shotgun sequence:
- the BBIP1 gene encoding BBSome-interacting protein 1 translates to MAEVKSVFREVLPKQGQVSVEDITTMVLCKPKLLPLKSLTLAKLEKMQQAAQETIRQQEMAEKEQQQVTH, encoded by the exons ATGGCAGAAGTGAAGTCTGTGTTCCGGGAAGTTCTTCCAAAACAAG GGCAGGTGTCTGTAGAAGATATAACCACAATGGTGCTATGTAAACCCAAACTTTTACCCTTAAAATCTCTGACTCTGGCAAAGCTGGAAAAAATGCAACAAGCAGCACAGGAAACGATTCGCCAACAAGAAATGGCAGAAAAGGAACAACAGCAAGTAACTCACTGA